A genomic region of Aeropyrum pernix K1 contains the following coding sequences:
- a CDS encoding OB-fold nucleic acid binding domain-containing protein yields MEGDRTRIMDLREGLRNVSISGRVLETGEPKMVETKRGPATLSEAVVGDESGRVKVTLWGSHAGTLKEGEAVRIEGAWTTSYRGKVQVNVGRESTIEKVDSEDVPQAEDIPEEMPEAQYRGFGQRQPYRSGGFGGFRGGGYQPRRGGRRRF; encoded by the coding sequence TTGGAAGGAGATAGAACCCGTATTATGGACCTAAGGGAGGGTCTTAGGAACGTCTCGATCTCTGGCCGCGTCCTTGAGACGGGAGAGCCCAAGATGGTTGAAACCAAGAGAGGCCCTGCAACCCTGAGCGAAGCCGTTGTAGGCGATGAGAGTGGTAGGGTTAAGGTGACTCTCTGGGGAAGCCACGCGGGAACACTAAAGGAGGGCGAGGCCGTTAGGATAGAGGGCGCCTGGACAACCAGCTACAGGGGCAAAGTCCAGGTCAACGTCGGCAGAGAGTCGACCATAGAGAAGGTGGACTCCGAGGATGTACCCCAAGCGGAGGACATACCCGAGGAGATGCCGGAGGCCCAGTATAGGGGCTTCGGGCAGAGGCAGCCTTACAGGAGCGGCGGTTTCGGCGGCTTCAGAGGAGGCGGCTACCAGCCCCGAAGAGGAGGCAGGAGGAGGTTCTAG
- a CDS encoding GNAT family N-acetyltransferase — translation MTLRNGRRVRIRGLCPGDRDKLIRFYKSLSEETIYTRFFAVVRYFDPYIDRLLHDRCTLVIVAEDLATGEIVGMAESFVDEKTGAAEGGIIVREDYQGHGLGSILASVMISILKPAGVKKLYGYVLSDNQRAISLARKLGARTLREQPGLVRVEVDVEAAALKIAASQGKNRER, via the coding sequence GTGACCCTCAGAAACGGGCGCCGCGTGAGGATACGGGGCCTCTGCCCCGGTGACAGGGATAAGCTCATACGCTTCTACAAAAGCCTCTCGGAAGAGACAATATACACCAGGTTCTTCGCTGTGGTAAGATACTTCGACCCCTATATAGACAGGCTCCTCCACGACAGATGCACCCTCGTTATTGTGGCTGAGGACCTCGCGACGGGGGAGATCGTGGGGATGGCAGAGAGCTTTGTAGATGAAAAGACCGGGGCGGCGGAGGGGGGGATAATTGTTAGGGAGGACTACCAGGGCCACGGCCTGGGCTCTATCCTCGCTAGCGTGATGATATCTATACTCAAGCCGGCAGGCGTTAAAAAGCTCTACGGCTACGTTCTCTCAGACAATCAAAGAGCGATATCACTGGCGAGGAAGCTGGGGGCCAGGACGCTGAGAGAGCAGCCAGGGCTGGTTAGAGTGGAGGTTGATGTAGAGGCGGCAGCCCTCAAGATAGCCGCCTCTCAGGGGAAGAACAGAGAAAGGTGA
- a CDS encoding radical SAM protein: protein MDSVKSLVDAVHIKRLVAEELRRRVGEEGFKRASRDWHARRRPIPCGMTIHTGVGCSYGCLYCYIYDMGFTGKPQPYPLSGDELALALALNPYVAPGPKGTLLAFGSVTEPFMRETAWRAIEYLESTRRWLGNPQQISTKTALRGGLLERFIEAADPRIDVLVSMTTLSRWKALEPGASPPEERIEFMGRLVEAGLSATLFLRPIIPGVTDREAEDILSRAARAGVNKVVLGTLRVAEGILRRLRASGAVEMGEIERRLPRWPRKGEQLPIYSRDLKERIASKAREMGFKVLPASCSANVESHGQGCAACRLGPCGDLSKLPSAGEREVARLLEALGLKPVKVSVRGHSVEAVLRGGRREAEIASYWIIGLLRRYPRVRTVRN from the coding sequence ATGGACAGTGTGAAGAGCCTAGTCGATGCGGTACACATCAAGAGGCTGGTGGCCGAGGAGCTGAGGCGTAGGGTGGGTGAGGAGGGGTTCAAGAGGGCCTCTAGAGACTGGCACGCCCGCAGGAGGCCAATACCCTGCGGTATGACTATCCACACGGGAGTTGGCTGCAGCTACGGCTGCCTCTACTGCTATATATACGACATGGGCTTCACGGGCAAGCCCCAGCCCTACCCCCTCTCAGGCGACGAACTCGCCCTAGCCCTAGCCCTAAACCCCTACGTGGCCCCCGGCCCCAAAGGGACTCTACTAGCCTTCGGCAGCGTTACAGAGCCGTTCATGAGGGAGACCGCCTGGCGCGCCATAGAGTATCTCGAGTCCACAAGGCGGTGGCTCGGGAACCCGCAACAGATATCCACTAAGACAGCGCTCAGGGGGGGCCTACTCGAGAGGTTTATAGAGGCTGCCGACCCGAGGATAGACGTCCTAGTATCCATGACTACATTGAGCCGGTGGAAGGCTCTGGAGCCGGGGGCATCGCCTCCGGAGGAGAGGATAGAGTTCATGGGGAGGCTGGTGGAGGCCGGTTTGAGCGCCACCCTGTTCCTCAGACCCATAATCCCGGGGGTCACTGACAGGGAGGCCGAGGACATACTATCGAGGGCTGCCAGGGCTGGCGTGAACAAGGTTGTACTCGGTACCCTCCGCGTTGCAGAAGGTATACTACGTCGCCTCAGAGCCTCGGGAGCCGTCGAGATGGGCGAGATAGAGCGGCGCCTCCCCCGGTGGCCCAGGAAGGGGGAGCAGCTGCCGATATACTCGAGGGACCTTAAGGAGAGGATAGCGTCGAAGGCGAGGGAGATGGGCTTCAAAGTGCTACCCGCGAGCTGCAGCGCCAACGTGGAGAGCCACGGCCAGGGGTGTGCGGCCTGCAGGCTGGGGCCGTGCGGAGACCTGTCGAAACTCCCCTCCGCAGGGGAGAGGGAGGTGGCCCGCCTCCTAGAGGCCCTCGGCCTCAAGCCGGTTAAAGTCTCGGTGAGAGGACACTCCGTAGAGGCCGTCCTAAGGGGGGGTAGGAGGGAGGCGGAGATAGCCTCCTACTGGATAATAGGCCTCCTCCGCCGGTACCCGCGGGTGAGGACGGTTAGAAACTAA
- a CDS encoding hydantoinase/oxoprolinase family protein: MPRVRVGVDVGGTFTDIVVFDGGLRVLKVLTTPKRPVEGVMNGLSRALGTLEGVEVLVHATTIGTNLFLGQVGLQAPRIALFVNEGFRDIVEIGRQNRPSLYNPLYRRPKPLVPRDLRIGVRGRIGPDGVEIERLDVDAVREWAARLCREGVRVYAVSFLHSHRNPLHEKMAAQAVGEACPGAYVVTGHEVDPQPMEYERTSTTVVNAVLKPILSTYLQELHRQLRDRGFKGVLLVMQSNGGVAGVEEAVGRPAAFIESGPSAGAVAVAYFSRLQRVDRALGFDMGGTTAKASSIIDGEPEVVDTYEVGGRVHMGRLIRGSGYPVRYPHIDLAEVSAGGGTIAWVDPGGALQVGPMSAGADPGPACYGLGGSKPTVTDANLILGRLPDVLAGGLRLSRRLAEDAVKGRVAEPMGLDVVEAAWAIVRIANAIMSRALRLVSLERGRDPRGFTMYAFGGAGPLHAAELAEEMGVSRVIIPPFPGVFSALGLLVADYKHSLHAPVARPASSVSQDELDRVFEKLRERADEVLARESVPPERRIYSMMLDMRYWGQAYPLRVPYRGSLDDAVREFHRLHAERYGFASPEEPVEVDVARLEAVGLTEKPVLQKPVGAGEPAPRRAREVFFEEGWLETPLYRYEDLAPGYRLEGPAVVEAPDSTILLPPGWAGVVDGYGALVMERR, encoded by the coding sequence ATGCCTCGGGTTAGAGTCGGGGTCGACGTCGGGGGAACCTTTACCGATATAGTGGTGTTTGATGGGGGCCTCCGGGTTCTCAAGGTTCTCACTACTCCCAAGAGGCCTGTGGAGGGTGTTATGAATGGGCTGTCTAGGGCTCTCGGAACCCTGGAGGGTGTGGAGGTCCTTGTGCACGCCACCACTATAGGGACAAACTTGTTCCTCGGACAGGTAGGGCTCCAGGCCCCTAGGATCGCACTTTTTGTCAACGAGGGGTTCAGGGACATTGTGGAGATCGGAAGGCAGAACAGGCCAAGCCTATACAACCCACTGTACCGGAGGCCGAAGCCCCTTGTACCGAGGGATCTGAGGATAGGTGTGAGGGGTAGGATAGGGCCGGATGGGGTTGAGATAGAGAGGCTCGACGTTGATGCTGTTAGAGAGTGGGCAGCCCGCCTCTGCAGGGAGGGGGTGAGGGTCTATGCAGTCTCATTCCTCCACAGCCACCGCAACCCCCTGCACGAGAAGATGGCCGCCCAGGCGGTGGGGGAGGCGTGTCCAGGCGCCTACGTAGTCACGGGGCACGAGGTGGACCCCCAGCCGATGGAGTATGAGAGGACGAGCACCACAGTCGTCAACGCAGTCCTCAAGCCAATCCTCTCCACCTATCTCCAGGAGCTCCACAGGCAGCTCCGGGACAGGGGGTTCAAGGGGGTCTTGCTCGTGATGCAGAGCAACGGGGGGGTGGCCGGTGTTGAAGAGGCTGTTGGGAGGCCCGCCGCATTCATCGAGAGCGGGCCCAGCGCGGGAGCCGTTGCCGTGGCCTACTTCTCACGGCTCCAGAGGGTGGATCGGGCTCTCGGCTTCGACATGGGGGGTACGACCGCCAAGGCCTCCAGCATAATAGACGGGGAGCCGGAGGTGGTCGACACCTACGAGGTGGGGGGAAGGGTGCACATGGGGAGGCTTATCAGGGGGAGCGGCTACCCAGTTAGATACCCCCATATAGACCTGGCTGAGGTCAGCGCTGGCGGAGGAACTATAGCATGGGTAGACCCGGGCGGGGCCCTGCAGGTCGGGCCCATGAGCGCCGGCGCCGACCCCGGGCCAGCCTGCTACGGGCTCGGCGGGTCCAAACCCACGGTAACCGACGCCAACCTCATACTAGGAAGGCTTCCCGATGTCCTCGCCGGAGGGCTGAGGCTGAGCCGGAGGCTGGCCGAGGATGCTGTAAAGGGGAGGGTGGCTGAGCCGATGGGGCTAGACGTTGTTGAGGCGGCCTGGGCTATAGTCAGGATCGCCAACGCCATAATGTCCCGCGCCCTCAGGCTCGTATCGCTCGAGAGAGGCCGGGACCCCCGGGGCTTCACCATGTACGCGTTCGGCGGCGCCGGGCCGCTGCACGCGGCGGAGCTGGCGGAGGAGATGGGAGTGTCAAGGGTGATAATACCCCCGTTCCCGGGGGTGTTCAGCGCTCTGGGCCTCCTGGTTGCCGACTATAAGCATAGCCTCCACGCCCCGGTGGCGAGGCCTGCGTCCAGCGTCTCACAGGACGAGTTGGACAGGGTCTTCGAGAAGCTAAGGGAGAGAGCCGACGAGGTCCTCGCCCGCGAGAGCGTCCCCCCGGAAAGGAGGATCTACAGTATGATGCTGGACATGAGGTACTGGGGCCAGGCTTACCCGCTCAGAGTCCCCTATAGGGGCAGCCTTGATGACGCTGTCAGGGAGTTCCACAGACTGCACGCCGAGAGGTATGGTTTCGCCAGCCCGGAGGAGCCTGTGGAGGTAGATGTTGCCAGGCTAGAGGCTGTGGGGCTAACGGAGAAGCCTGTGCTGCAGAAGCCAGTGGGGGCTGGAGAGCCGGCGCCCCGGAGGGCGAGGGAGGTCTTCTTCGAGGAGGGGTGGCTCGAGACACCCCTCTACAGGTATGAGGACCTCGCCCCCGGCTATAGGCTGGAGGGCCCGGCGGTCGTTGAGGCCCCGGACTCAACCATCCTCCTGCCGCCGGGGTGGGCTGGGGTTGTGGATGGGTATGGGGCGTTGGTGATGGAGAGGAGGTGA
- a CDS encoding hydantoinase B/oxoprolinase family protein, with protein MDRVAVDVVRHAAIYASEEMGVVLRNTAYSPNIKDRSDHTCAILTPEGDLVAQAEHIPVHIGSMAVGVKAAVDYLRREGEDLEPGDVVAVNDPYIAGTHLNDVMLLKPVYSRGRMVAIVANKAHHVDIGGLHPGSIGGSARELLQEGLIIPPVKISRGGRLDDGLLRLLESNVRTPRYLRGDLKAQLAALNVGERRVVELASRYGEEFLLEAWREILGHAEAYARRRIEDLGVEGVWSAEDVLELSGGEAVVKSTLSILPGGRVRVDFTGTSPQVDEPVNAVYGVTVAATTFALKTVVDPDMPVNQGFFRAVEIEAPEGSLVNPRRPAPVSGGNTETSQRIADVVFMALAKALPGRVPAASCGSMTNVMLGGPGWAFYETVACGEGARPVRDGYDGVHTNMTNTLNTPVERMETEYPVLFVRYELRADSEGPGRWRGGLGVVRAFKLTGGRATLTLYGQRCRTRPWGLEGGSPGEPAAHYLVKKDGSRVELGCTATVEIEEGDTVYIQTPGGGGYGDPCIRDRTLLERDLREEKVSPERAASKYCYNIGEARTETAQADP; from the coding sequence ATGGATAGGGTTGCCGTGGATGTTGTGAGGCACGCGGCGATATACGCTAGCGAGGAGATGGGCGTCGTCCTCAGGAACACAGCGTACAGCCCCAATATAAAGGATAGGAGCGACCACACGTGCGCAATCCTGACGCCGGAGGGCGACCTGGTGGCGCAGGCGGAGCACATACCCGTGCACATAGGGAGCATGGCTGTCGGTGTCAAGGCGGCCGTAGACTATCTGAGGAGGGAGGGCGAGGACCTGGAGCCGGGTGACGTTGTGGCGGTAAACGACCCTTACATCGCGGGAACCCACCTTAACGACGTGATGCTCCTCAAACCAGTCTACAGCAGGGGCAGGATGGTGGCTATAGTCGCGAACAAGGCCCACCACGTCGACATAGGGGGCCTGCACCCGGGCAGCATAGGGGGCTCGGCTAGGGAGCTCCTGCAGGAAGGCCTCATCATACCCCCCGTTAAGATATCCAGAGGGGGGCGTTTAGACGATGGGCTCCTGAGGCTGCTGGAGAGCAACGTCAGGACACCCCGCTACCTCCGGGGGGATCTGAAGGCCCAGCTCGCCGCCCTCAACGTGGGGGAGAGGAGGGTTGTCGAGCTCGCGTCTAGATATGGTGAAGAGTTCCTGCTGGAGGCTTGGCGGGAGATACTGGGGCACGCCGAGGCGTACGCCAGGAGGAGGATCGAGGACCTCGGTGTTGAGGGGGTGTGGAGCGCTGAGGATGTCCTCGAGCTTTCCGGGGGCGAGGCCGTGGTGAAGTCTACCCTATCGATACTCCCCGGGGGCAGGGTTAGGGTCGACTTCACCGGGACCTCACCCCAGGTGGATGAGCCGGTTAACGCCGTCTACGGCGTGACGGTCGCGGCCACTACGTTCGCCCTAAAAACCGTTGTAGACCCCGATATGCCGGTCAACCAGGGGTTCTTCCGGGCCGTGGAGATAGAGGCCCCCGAGGGTAGCCTAGTCAACCCGCGCAGGCCTGCTCCTGTCAGCGGTGGGAACACGGAGACGAGCCAGAGGATAGCTGACGTCGTGTTCATGGCACTGGCTAAAGCCCTCCCGGGGAGGGTGCCGGCGGCCAGCTGTGGTAGCATGACGAACGTTATGCTGGGCGGGCCGGGGTGGGCCTTCTACGAGACTGTTGCCTGCGGGGAGGGGGCGAGGCCTGTGAGGGACGGCTACGATGGTGTGCACACTAACATGACTAACACTCTAAACACCCCGGTAGAGAGGATGGAGACCGAGTACCCCGTCCTCTTTGTCAGGTACGAGCTTAGGGCCGACAGCGAGGGCCCGGGCCGCTGGAGGGGTGGCCTGGGGGTGGTTAGGGCTTTCAAGCTGACTGGGGGTAGGGCGACGCTCACGCTGTACGGGCAGAGGTGTAGGACGAGGCCGTGGGGGCTTGAGGGCGGGTCTCCAGGCGAGCCCGCGGCCCACTACCTTGTTAAGAAGGACGGCTCGAGAGTAGAGCTGGGCTGCACAGCCACCGTCGAGATAGAGGAGGGCGACACGGTCTACATACAAACGCCTGGGGGAGGCGGCTACGGCGACCCCTGCATTAGGGATAGAACTCTTCTTGAGCGTGACTTGAGGGAGGAGAAGGTGTCTCCCGAGAGGGCGGCCTCCAAGTACTGCTACAACATTGGTGAAGCTCGAACCGAAACTGCACAGGCCGACCCCTAG
- a CDS encoding antibiotic biosynthesis monooxygenase family protein — translation MAFAIANYIRAETPEAFDKVIEAFTGRAGLVERMEGFRSLQVLANRDRLEVVVITVWESREHFERWVESREFEEAHKRARRRRLEGTTSEGVEYEVLDFTCRG, via the coding sequence ATGGCGTTCGCCATAGCCAACTACATAAGGGCGGAGACCCCCGAGGCCTTCGACAAGGTCATAGAAGCATTCACAGGGAGGGCAGGGCTTGTCGAGCGTATGGAGGGCTTCCGCTCCCTCCAAGTGCTTGCTAATAGGGACAGGCTCGAGGTAGTGGTCATTACAGTCTGGGAGTCCAGGGAGCATTTCGAGAGGTGGGTGGAGAGCAGGGAGTTCGAGGAAGCCCACAAGAGGGCCCGGAGGAGGAGGCTGGAGGGCACAACCTCGGAGGGCGTGGAGTACGAGGTCCTAGACTTCACCTGCAGGGGCTAG
- a CDS encoding M42 family metallopeptidase, producing the protein MLETLRELVFTPGPSGFEDLVRSVVVSRLRELGLDPVVDELGNVVVNPSGGEPRLLAAAHMDELGFVITGVGDDGLLAFRKLGGIDDRILPGQHVEILLDGGARIEGVIGITPPHLQLDRGEAEKPLRWHELRIDIGAQSRAEAEELGVKPLQPAVFKKHWSTLAGGRALASRGFDDRAGVALLLELAKRIAEGRVDAGGIALAWTVQEEVGLRGASYVASRMKPKAFLAVDTMACCHPAVTGHTRPGGGPVVRALDNQHITPRWLVELLEEAARSAGLELQYATAGGTTDAAAFQRTGVPSAAIGIPLKYTHSTAEVLYLSDLEGALKLLEHLPGRLG; encoded by the coding sequence GTGCTTGAGACTCTCAGGGAGCTGGTGTTCACCCCTGGCCCCAGCGGTTTCGAGGACCTTGTGAGGAGCGTCGTCGTCTCAAGGCTCAGGGAGCTTGGGCTTGACCCTGTTGTCGACGAGCTTGGAAACGTTGTTGTGAACCCCTCTGGAGGGGAGCCGAGGCTGTTGGCCGCGGCCCATATGGACGAGCTGGGCTTCGTAATAACTGGCGTTGGGGACGACGGCCTCCTGGCGTTCAGGAAGCTTGGCGGGATAGACGACAGGATACTTCCAGGCCAGCACGTCGAGATCCTCCTGGACGGGGGGGCTAGGATAGAGGGAGTTATAGGCATTACGCCACCCCACCTGCAGCTAGACCGCGGGGAGGCTGAGAAGCCCCTCCGCTGGCACGAGCTCAGGATAGACATTGGAGCCCAGTCAAGGGCGGAGGCCGAGGAGCTGGGGGTCAAGCCCCTGCAGCCAGCGGTGTTCAAGAAGCATTGGAGCACTCTCGCCGGGGGGAGGGCCCTCGCCTCCAGGGGTTTCGACGACAGGGCTGGTGTAGCACTCCTCCTAGAACTCGCCAAGAGGATCGCGGAGGGTAGGGTGGATGCCGGCGGCATCGCCCTAGCTTGGACAGTCCAGGAGGAGGTGGGGCTAAGGGGCGCCAGCTACGTGGCCTCCAGGATGAAGCCCAAGGCCTTCCTGGCTGTAGACACCATGGCCTGCTGCCACCCAGCCGTCACGGGGCACACCAGGCCGGGGGGAGGGCCCGTGGTCAGGGCCTTGGACAACCAGCACATCACCCCACGCTGGCTAGTTGAGCTCCTAGAGGAGGCGGCCAGGAGCGCTGGGCTGGAGCTTCAATATGCTACGGCGGGTGGGACGACGGATGCAGCGGCCTTCCAGAGGACGGGGGTGCCCAGCGCCGCCATAGGGATCCCCCTGAAGTACACCCACAGCACAGCCGAGGTCCTCTACCTGAGCGACCTAGAGGGGGCTCTCAAACTCCTCGAGCACCTGCCCGGGCGGCTGGGCTAG
- a CDS encoding phytoene desaturase family protein: MGGERVFDVVVVGGGHNGLTAASVLARRGLRVALLEARERLGGLAASYSPWPGFTAPFGAYVLGLYPRWLMREAGIEGRVRLLPKDPGMTVVLGEGRALRVYGDARRTSREFSRVSPADGEAYLRWARLWSALGVLLEEVYSHPPLSPREVVEHAYRAARTPLVGRIVEEALEAAQWMLTAPAARILGEWFESWEARAALVEDALVGEMAAPSTPGTGIVLAHHYLGVSTGRRGEWAYVKGGMGRLIHALAEAAREAGASIETGARVSEVLVESGRAVGVRTWDGRVYRARKAVLWAASIKTLPSVVELDRGLARRIRTLESSGASSKIVLAAREPLKPAEEYRWLGEDLYTSSVITMPGMEYAEKAYGEAVSRGVSREPWLSVNVLNRVDPGLAPEGWILASIFLQYTWRPARSWGEEDKSEVAERGLGVLESVFTLPREGVRVEVLTPRDYEGLGNPGGSIFHISMRLDQLYSSRPLPEASGYTLPGVDRLYLASASSHPGGGVSGLPGWLASRRLLEDLGVEKPRRLSLEKLALKMARSAREMLGR, encoded by the coding sequence TTGGGTGGCGAGAGGGTTTTCGACGTTGTTGTAGTGGGGGGAGGCCATAATGGGCTGACAGCCGCCTCCGTCCTGGCCAGGCGCGGCCTGAGGGTGGCCCTCCTCGAGGCCAGGGAGCGTCTTGGAGGGCTTGCAGCCTCCTACTCGCCCTGGCCCGGGTTCACAGCGCCTTTCGGGGCGTACGTCCTCGGCCTCTACCCCAGGTGGCTTATGAGGGAGGCGGGCATCGAGGGTAGGGTACGGCTGCTGCCTAAAGACCCTGGGATGACGGTGGTGCTGGGTGAGGGCAGGGCTCTGAGGGTGTATGGAGACGCCCGGAGGACCTCGAGAGAATTCTCCAGGGTTTCGCCAGCGGATGGAGAGGCCTATCTAAGGTGGGCTAGGCTCTGGAGCGCCCTGGGTGTGCTGCTTGAGGAGGTTTACAGCCACCCTCCCCTCAGCCCTCGCGAGGTTGTGGAGCACGCCTACAGGGCTGCCAGGACGCCGCTGGTGGGGAGGATTGTGGAGGAGGCCTTAGAGGCTGCCCAGTGGATGCTCACAGCCCCGGCGGCCAGGATACTGGGGGAGTGGTTCGAGAGCTGGGAGGCCCGGGCGGCCCTTGTGGAGGACGCCCTGGTGGGGGAGATGGCCGCCCCCTCTACGCCGGGCACGGGGATTGTGTTGGCGCACCACTACCTCGGAGTCTCCACGGGTAGGAGGGGAGAGTGGGCTTACGTCAAGGGCGGCATGGGCAGGCTAATCCATGCCCTCGCCGAGGCTGCTCGGGAGGCGGGGGCCTCAATCGAGACGGGCGCCAGGGTGTCGGAGGTCCTCGTGGAGAGTGGGAGGGCCGTGGGGGTGAGGACATGGGATGGCAGGGTGTATAGGGCGAGGAAGGCAGTCTTGTGGGCCGCGAGCATCAAAACACTACCCAGCGTGGTCGAGCTCGACAGGGGGCTTGCTAGGAGGATAAGGACTCTTGAATCATCGGGAGCATCGTCAAAAATAGTGCTCGCGGCCAGGGAGCCCCTGAAGCCGGCGGAGGAGTATAGGTGGCTCGGCGAGGACCTCTACACCAGCAGCGTTATAACAATGCCGGGGATGGAGTACGCCGAAAAGGCCTACGGAGAAGCCGTCTCAAGGGGGGTTAGCAGGGAGCCCTGGCTCTCCGTGAACGTGCTGAACAGGGTTGACCCGGGGCTTGCCCCCGAGGGGTGGATACTCGCCAGCATATTCCTCCAGTACACGTGGAGGCCCGCCAGGAGCTGGGGTGAGGAGGATAAAAGCGAGGTTGCAGAGAGGGGGCTCGGAGTGCTGGAAAGCGTCTTCACCCTGCCGAGGGAGGGGGTTAGGGTTGAGGTCCTCACTCCCAGAGACTACGAGGGGCTGGGGAACCCTGGAGGCAGCATATTCCACATCTCCATGAGGCTCGACCAGCTATACTCCTCTCGGCCACTGCCAGAGGCCTCCGGCTACACCCTGCCGGGCGTCGACCGCCTCTACCTAGCCTCCGCCTCCAGCCACCCCGGCGGCGGTGTGTCGGGGCTGCCGGGCTGGCTGGCATCAAGGAGGCTTCTCGAGGACCTGGGGGTGGAGAAGCCTAGGAGACTCAGCCTTGAAAAGCTCGCCCTCAAGATGGCGAGATCCGCCCGGGAGATGCTGGGCCGCTAG